A segment of the Vibrio aquimaris genome:
CCAAATGGTCAAATAAATACTAATAACTGCTTTGCTACTGTTGTGCTTCTTTGGCACTTATCATCAGTAGAGAATCAAGCAGCGCCAACAATGTTGGCCATGTCACCTTAAAAGCCGTTTTATCACCTAGAGCGATCTGTAATTTTATTATTCATCGCAAAGGAGAAGTATTATATCTAAATAATAAGCATAAAGTAGAATAGAAGGGCCGATATCGTCAAAAAACTGATAATTAACTCAATAAATTATTATATCAGCATAATATTCTAATGTTTATCCATTGTGATTTTTATTTTGGTTTTTTATTCTTATGTATTTGGTGTTTTTAGCATCAGATGCATTGGGGCTGTTGATTAAATCAGCCCCAAATCATAGTTTACTGCGACTATCCAGTGTTGCGCATTCCGGCTGCGATGCCCGCAATGGTTACCATCAGAGCCTCCTCTAGTTCAGGAGAAGCTGAGCTATTTTGGCGATTGCGGTACAGTAACTCCGCTTGTAGCATATTGAGAGGTTCAACATAGATGTTGCGTAAGCGGATGGACTCTTGTCCCCAAGGATCGCTTTGCATTAAATTTTCATTGTTTTCAACATTTAATACCGCTTTGATGTCTTTACTCAGCTGCTGGCGTAATTGTTCACCTAAAGGCTGCAATTTTTCTTCAACCAATCGCTCATCGTAATAGCGAGCGATCTCTAAATTGCATTTGGTGTAAACCATTTCCAGCATCCCAAGGCGAGTAGAAAAAAATGGCCACTCGCGACACATTTCCTCCAGTAGAGTTTGATGTCCTTTGTCGATAGAATGTTGAATCGCTTCACCAGCACCTAGCCAAGCGGGTAGGACTAAGCGATTCTGACTCCAAGAAAATATCCAAGGTATTGCACGTAGGCTCTCGACTCCGCCGTTTGGATTGCGTTTTGCCGGGCGAGATCCAAGTGGTAATTTGCCTAGCTCAAGCTCTGGTGTTGCTTGACGAAAATATGGTACGAAGTCAGGCTTACCTCGAACAATATTTCTATACGCTTCACAACTGACTTTAGACAGAAGATTCATCTGATCACGCCATGCTTTCTTCGGCTCAGGTGGCGGTAGTAAGTTAGCCTCTAAAATTGCGCTTGCATAAAGATTAAAGCTGTTTACTGCAACCTCTGGAAGTCCGAGTTTAAAGCGTATCATTTCACCTTGCTCAGTGACTCTTAATCCTCCTTTTAAGCTTTTAGGAGGTTGCGACAAAAGAGCTGCATGGGCTGGAGCGCCGCCACGTCCAATCGTTCCCCCTCGGCCATGGAATAAGGTCAGTTCAACGCCTTCTTCTTCTGCAACTTTGACCAATGATTCCATAGCATGATATTGAGCCCAACCAGCAGACATGACGCCAGCATCTTTTGCTGAGTCCGAATAGCCTATCATGACCATTTGATGGTTTTGGATAAAACCTCGGTATAAATCAATTCCCATCAGCTGTTTGACAACCGACTCAGCATTATTGAGGTCATCAAGTGTCTCAAACAGCGGGCATACATCCATACGATAGGGGCAACCTGCTTCTTGAAGTAATAAATGCACCGCGAGCACATCTGATGCCGTGCGAGCCATGGAAATCACATAGGCGCCAAATGCTTCACGTGGCTGAGTGGCGATAATTTTGCACGTATCAAGTACTTCTTGTACCGCTTCAGAAGGATGCCAATCTCTTGGTAGCAAAGGCCTTTTAGAAGCTAGCTCATTGGTTAGAAAAGCGATTTTATCTTGCTCATTCCAATGATTGTAATCTCCAATCCCTAGATAGCGAGTTAATTCTGATAATGCCTCTGAGTGGCGTGTACTTTCTTGGCGAATATCCAAACGAACCAAATGAACCCCAAAGGCTTTGATGCGGCGCAGTGTATCCAGTAGAGAGCCTTCCGCTATGATGCCCATGCCGCATTGATGTAATGACTGATAGCAGGCATAAAGAGGATCCCAAAGCTGCTCCACTTTTTGCAGTGGCGCTTTAATGGCAATTTTCTGGCCTTTGATTTTTCCATCAAGGATATGTTTGGTATCAGTTAGCAGCGAACGAAGCTGTTTAAGAATGGCGCGATAAGGTTCATGTTCATCTTCACCAGCCAGTGAGCGCACAGGCTCATTGCAGCGAGTCATGGAAAGTTCACTGATTAATTCATTGATATCATTGAGGTAGAGATCGGCCGCTTTCCAGCGAGATAGCAGCATGACTTCACGAGTAATGGTGTGTGTGACAAACGGATTACCGTCTCGGTCTCCCCCCATCCATGATGAAAAGTGAACGGGTCTCGCATCAATCGGCAAGCCTTCTTGTAGATACTCACGTACTTTCCCGTCTAATTCACGCAGAAAGTCTGGCACGGCTTCCCACAGTGAGTTCTCGACCACGGCGAAGCCCCATTTGGCTTCATCAAGGGGAGTAGGGCGCTGCTGACGTATCGTATCTGAGTGCCACCCCTGCGCGATTAATTGCTCAAGCCGGCGTTCGGTTTTTAACCGCTCTTTGCTTGAAAGCTCATTGAGATCGAGCTTTGATAAACACTTATTAATCTTGACCAGCTTGTTGATCATGGTGCGACGTGTGATTTCTGTTGGGTGCGCTGTGAGCACGAGTTCTATATTGAGATCACGAATAGCTTGGGCGGTATCTAGCTGACTAATACCATTTTGGTTGAGTTTTGAAAACAAAGCTTTAATGGCATCGGGTTCGTTGACATCTGTGTCACAGTGGCGAGAAATGGTGTGATATTGCTCTGCCATGTTGGTGAGGTTGAGAAATTGATTAAAGGCGTGAGCAACAGGGGTAAGTTGGTCGTCAGGTAGGTTTTTTATTTCTTCTATTAAGCTTTCTCTGTCTGATTTATTACCGGAGAGAGCAGATTTGGAAAGCTTACGAATAGTTTCTACTTTTTCCAGAAGGGCATCACCATGAGCATCTTTGATGGTATTACCCAATAAATGCCCCAGCATGCTCACATTGCTTCTGAGAGCAGAGTATTTTTCGTTCATTATTATCCTACCTTGTAAAAAAATTACATCCATTGTTCCTTGTTGAATAGACAATCTAGCGAAAAATATCAATGAGAGTCAAATACTCTTGCATAGTAGTGCAAAGGTTAACCTAGGCTCGCTAATTTCAGTATTAGGCTGCTTTTGCCCAATACTGAAAATTTATTACAAACTAGGGCCAGTGAAAAAGCGGCCTTTACTAAACTAGAAACAATATTTATGCATTGCTTTGGACAGTACGTCTATGGTCGGTTCGATAAACTCAAAGCCAAGATACTCATCGGGTTGGTGCGCTTGTTCTATTGAACCTGGGCCGAGGACAAGTGTTGGGCAAAGCTGCTGCAAGAAAGGCGCTTCAGTGCAATAGTTAACTGTTTCACTGTCTGTTCCAGATATTTCTTCCATCCCTTTTATAAACGGATGATTATGCTGACATTCATAACCAGGAATAGGCTCATGGAGAGCGGTGATTTCAATTCTTCCGGGACACTTTAGTTCAACTTCCTTTAACGCGCTGCGTAGCATATTGTCCAAACTATCTAAGCTAATTCCAGGTAATGGACGTACGTCGTAGTGCAGCTCACAACAGCCACAGATTCGATTAGCACTATCCCCGCCGTGTATATGACCAAGGTTGAGAGTGGGACTTGGAATGGCGAATCCTGGGTGGTGATAATCTTTAATAAGTCGGTCGCGCAGTTGCATCATGGCAAATAAGATTTCATGCATAATCTCAATCGCATTAACACCAAGAGCCGGATCAGATGAATGGCCTGATTTGCCCGTTACCCGGATAGAGTTAGCCATATGTCCTTTGTGGCCACGGATTGGCACTAGGCTGGTAGGCTCACCAATAATACAGTAATCAGGTTCAATAGGATTGTTATCAGTAAAATGCCGTGCACCGAGCATGGTTGTTTCTTCATCACATGTTGCCAGCACATATAAGGGCTTGGTTTGCTTGCTCCAGTCAACTTTTTTTACCGCTTCATAAATGAATGCGAAAAAACCTTTCATGTCAGCGGTGCCGAGCCCATAAAAGCGATTGTCAGCTTGGGTCAGTTTATGTGGATCGAAATTCCAACGCCCTTGGTCAAAAGGAACCGTATCGCTATGACCAGCAAGTAGCAGTCCGCCCTCGCCCGTTCCCTTTTTAGCCAGTAGGTTGAATTTCCCTGTCGAGACTTTGATTACGTCAGTTTCAAAGCCGAGTGATTGCATCCACGAGTCTAGTTTTTCAATCACATGTGCGTTGCCCTCATCCCAGCTTGGGTCAGTCGAACTGATTGATGAGGTGGATATCAGGCCTTGATAGACCTCGATAAAACTGGGTAGTTGCATAATTAGTTTCGCTTTGCCTGTTGACATAAATGATTAATGAAGGTAAAACACATAATAAATCAATTTATATGAATAAAAAACCGATATTGATGGTTATTTTAAGATTTATAATCATTAGTAACTGTAATTTTTAAAGGTTAGTCGGATGTTAGATATGCTCAAAACCACAATTATTGGTGCCAGCGGTTATACAGGGGCTGAGCTCGCCCTAATGGTGCATAAACACCCACAGCTTACATTATCGGGTTTATATGTCTCAGCCAAGAGTGTAGACGCAGGTAAATGTATTTCCCAATTGCATGGCAAGTTATCAGGCGTAGTGAACCACACAGTAGAAGCTTTGCACGATCCTGAGCTCGTGGCTGCTCAAAGTGATGTGGTATTTCTGGCAACCGATCACCAAGTCAGTCATGACTTAGCACCTATTTTCCTCGCTAAAGGTTGCCAAGTTTTTGATTTATCGGGTGCATTTAGAGTTAAGCAAGAAGGTTTTTATGAGCAGTTTTATGGCTTTGAGCATCAGCATGAAAATTGGTTAGATACTGCGGCTTACGGTCTGGCTGAGTGGAACAGCAATAGCATTAAGCAAGCTCAGTTGATTGCTGTGCCTGGGTGCTATCCCACAGCTTCACAGCTTGCGATAAAACCGCTGGTTGATGTGAAGCTTTTAGATGTTAGACAGTGGCCAGTAATTAACGCAACTAGCGGTGTATCGGGGGCTGGTCGTAAAGCATCCATGACCAACAGCTATTGTGAAGTTAGTTTGAAGCCTTACGGCGTATTTTCTCATCGTCACCAACCTGAGATTGCGACCCACCTTGGTACTGACGTTATATTCACTCCTCATCTTGGTAACTTTAAACGCGGTATTTTAGCAACAATCACCATGAAGTTGGCTCAAAGTGTGACTCAAGAATGCGTCGAAAAGGCATTTCAAATCGCCTACCAAGATAAACCTGCGGTTCGCTTACTATCTGCAGAATTACCCAGTATTCAGAATGTGGAGAATTCGCCATTTTGCGATATCGGCTGGAAGGTTCAGGGTGAACACATCATTGTTGTTTCTGCGATAGATAACTTACTTAAGGGTGCTTCGAGTCAGGCGATGCAATGCCTCAATATCCACTATGGATTTGCAGAATTAACTGCCCTTGTATAAACAAGCAGGCAAAAGGAAAAGTAATGACAGAGAACAAACAAACTCCATTGGTTATAAAGCTCGGCGGCGCTGCATTGTCATGCTCTAAGACATTGAGTCAGGTTTTTGGTGCGATTGCAGATTATCAAAGTTCGGCTCAGCGACCGATAGTCATTGTCCACGGAGGTGGCTACTTGGTGGATGAACTTATGGACAAGTTACAGCTGGAAACGGTCAAAAAAGACGGCTTGCGCGTAACACCCTATGAACAAATCCCTTTGATTACAGGCGCTTTGGCTGGGACCGCGAACAAGATGTTGCAAGGCCAAGCGATTAAGGATGGCTTGAATGCGATTGGCTTAAGCCTTGCCGATGGTGGTTTGTGTCAGGTTGAAGAGTTGGATCCCGAGCTTGGTGCAGTTGGTACAGCGACTCCGGGAAGCTCAATCCTATTACAAGCGGTTCTCGATAGTGGCGCTTTACCCATTATTAGTTCGATTGGCATCACGGCTAATGGACAGATGATGAATGTCAATGCCGATCAAGCAGCAGTCGCGGTGGCTGGAGCCTTGAACGCTGATCTTGTATTGCTATCGGATGTGAGCGGTGTACTTGATGGTAAAGGGCATCTTATAAATAGCCTTGATGATAAAGAAGCCCAAAGCCTTATCAATGGCCATGTGATCACCGATGGCATGATTGTCAAAGTTCAGGCGGCATTGGAAGCTGCCAATACGCTCGGACGCTCTATTGAGGTAGCAACTTGGCGCTATCCAGAGAAGCTCGCACAGCTATTTGCTGGGGACAGTATTGGCACCCAGTTTTTACCGAATAATTAAAGAATGATCGACAGCACTGACCGCCATGTGCAGGGCTGAAATTTTGGAGAGAAGTAGAAATGAATAAAGTAAAAGTCAGTAAAGTTGTTGTCGCATACTCTGGCGGTCTTGATACCTCGGTAATTATCCCGTGGCTGAAAGAAAACTATGATTGTGAAGTGGTAGCTTTTGTTGCTGATGTGGGACAAGGTGCTGAAGAGTTAGAGGGTATTGAAGCAAAAGCCAAAGCATCTGGGGCCTCTGAATGTTATGTTGCTGATCTTAAAGAAGCTATGGTTGCGGATTACATCTATCCGACCTTAAAAACAGGGGCTTGTTATGAAGGTAAATACTTACTCGGTACTTCAATGGCTCGTCCTATTATTGCAAAAGCGCAGGTAGAGGTTGCACGCAAAGTAGGTGCGGATGCTTTGTGTCATGGATGCACTGGCAAGGGTAACGATCAAGTGCGTTTTGAGGGTGCATTTGCAGCCTTAGCTCCTGATCTGCATGTTATTGCTCCGTGGCGCGAATGGGATCTTGTTAGTCGTGAAGAGTGTCTTGATTACCTTGCGGAGCGTAATATCCCCTGTACTGCTTCTCTAACTAAAATATATTCAAGAGATGCGAATGCTTGGCATATTTCAACGGAAGGCGGCGTACTTGAAGATACTTGGAATCACCCTAATGAGGATTGCTGGGTTTGGACTGTTGACCCTGAACAAGCGCCAAATGAAGCAGAGTATGTCACTTTAAAAGTAGAGAAGGGTGAGGTGGTAAGTGTCGATGGTGAAAATATGACGCCATACAATACCCTTGTTTACCTGAATCAAAAAGGCGCCAAGCATGGTATTGGCCGCATTGATATCGTTGAAAACCGTTTGGTTGGAATGAAGTCTCGCGGCTGCTATGAGACCCCTGGGGGCACTATAATGATGGAAGCTCTGCGTGCGGTGGAGCAATTGGTGCTTGATAAAACCGCTTTTGAATTTCGTGAAGAGCTTGGTGTAAAAGCTTCGCACCTAGTATACGACGGCCGTTGGTTTACGCCTTTATGCAAATCAATTTTGGCCGCATCAGAAGAATTGGCTCAGGATGTTAATGGAGAAGTAGTGATCAAACTGTATAAAGGCCAAGCCACTGTAACGCAGAAACGTTCTGAAAACAGCTTATACTGTGAAGAGTTTGCAACTTTTGGTGAGGATGAAGTGTATGATCAGAGTCATGCTGAGGGCTTTATTCGCCTTTATTCTTTGTCCAGCCGTATTCGCACACTTAAACATCAGAATAATTAATAGCAGATAATTAACACAAGCCCATTTGCTTTGCGAATGGGCTTTTTTGTTTACTTTATCTCGGTTCAAAATAAATTTATTTGAATAAATATGTATAAATAATGAATTTATACTTTATTTTTTGCTCGAATTGCCGTAACTTTGCAGAATATGATTAAAACTGGGTAGAACCCAGGTTGATGTAGAAAACGAAGCTGTTCATCGAGTAAATGAGCACTGGTAATCAGGAGAGACGCAATGGCATTATGGGGCGGAAGATTTACCCAAGCAGCAGACACAAGATTCAAGGAATTTAACGATTCATTGCGCTTTGATTACCGATTGGCAGAGCAAGATATCGTTGGCTCTATTGCTTGGTCTAAAGCATTGTTATCTGTCGGTGTTTTATCTGAGCAAGAGCAACAAAAGCTAGAGTTAGCCTTGAATGAGCTAAAACTGGCGGTTATGGAAGATCCGCATCAGATCCTAAGCTCTGATGCAGAAGATATCCACTCTTGGGTTGAGCAGCAGTTAATTGGCAAGGTTGGCGATCTCGGTAAAAAACTTCATACCGGCCGGTCTCGTAATGATCAGGTGGCGACTGACCTCAAATTATGGTGTCGTCAACAAGGCCAGCAGCTACTTATGGCTTTGGACCGTTTGCAATCACAAATGGTTTCTGTGGCTAAGGAGCACCAAGCGACTGTGTTGCCTGGTTACACGCATCTGCAACGTGCTCAGCCTGTCACTTTTGCACACTGGTGCCTAGCTTATGTCGAAATGTTTGAAAGAGACTATTCACGCCTGCAAGATGCGATTAAACGTTTAGATACCTGCCCCCTAGGTTCTGGCGCGTTAGCTGGAACCGCGTATCCGATTGACAGGGAAAAGCTGGCTCATAACTTAGGTTTTCATCGTGCAACTCGTAATTCACTTGATTCAGTATCTGATCGCGATCACGTGATGGAGCTGATGTCAGTGGCCTCCATTTCTATGCTGCACTTATCTCGTCTGGCCGAAGATATGATCTTTTATAATTCTGGTGAGTCCAACTTTATTGAGCTTGCAGATACAGTAACCTCAGGCTCATCTTTGATGCCACAAAAGAAGAACCCAGATGCATTGGAATTGATCCGTGGTAAGACTGGCCGCGTTTACGGTTCACTTGCTGGCATGATGATGACAGTAAAAGCGCTTCCGCTTGCCTACAACAAGGACATGCAAGAAGACAAGGAAGGATTGTTTGACGCTTTAGATACTTGGAACGATTGCATGGAGATGGCTGCTCTGTGTTTTGATGGGATAAAAGTTAACGAGCAGCGTACGTTAGAAGCGGCTAAACAAGGGTATGCGAATGCGACTGAGTTGGCGGATTATCTTGTAGCTAAAGGTATTCCGTTTCGTGAGGCTCATCATATTGTTGGTGTTGCGGTTGTCGGCGCAATTGCTAAGGAATGTGCGCTTGAAGAACTATCAATCTCAGAGCTGAAGGAATTTTCCCCTGTCATCGAAGATGACGTTTATGACATCTTAACCATCGACTCATGTTTGGAAAAACGCAGTGCCTTAGGCGGAGTATCACCAAAGCAGGTTGCTCATGCGGTTGAACAAGCCGAAGGTCGTTTGATTGCTCGTGATGCCTACGCTGTGAATGTTCGTCCAGCGCGTTTAACGGATATAGAATCTTTGGAAGGTATGGTGGCGTATTGGGCAAACATGGGAGAAAACTTGCCACGTTCTCGCAGCGAGTTGATTCGTGATATTGGGTCATTTGCGGTAGCCGAGCATCACGGTGA
Coding sequences within it:
- the argC gene encoding N-acetyl-gamma-glutamyl-phosphate reductase, with amino-acid sequence MLKTTIIGASGYTGAELALMVHKHPQLTLSGLYVSAKSVDAGKCISQLHGKLSGVVNHTVEALHDPELVAAQSDVVFLATDHQVSHDLAPIFLAKGCQVFDLSGAFRVKQEGFYEQFYGFEHQHENWLDTAAYGLAEWNSNSIKQAQLIAVPGCYPTASQLAIKPLVDVKLLDVRQWPVINATSGVSGAGRKASMTNSYCEVSLKPYGVFSHRHQPEIATHLGTDVIFTPHLGNFKRGILATITMKLAQSVTQECVEKAFQIAYQDKPAVRLLSAELPSIQNVENSPFCDIGWKVQGEHIIVVSAIDNLLKGASSQAMQCLNIHYGFAELTALV
- the argB gene encoding acetylglutamate kinase, coding for MTENKQTPLVIKLGGAALSCSKTLSQVFGAIADYQSSAQRPIVIVHGGGYLVDELMDKLQLETVKKDGLRVTPYEQIPLITGALAGTANKMLQGQAIKDGLNAIGLSLADGGLCQVEELDPELGAVGTATPGSSILLQAVLDSGALPIISSIGITANGQMMNVNADQAAVAVAGALNADLVLLSDVSGVLDGKGHLINSLDDKEAQSLINGHVITDGMIVKVQAALEAANTLGRSIEVATWRYPEKLAQLFAGDSIGTQFLPNN
- the argE gene encoding acetylornithine deacetylase, whose protein sequence is MQLPSFIEVYQGLISTSSISSTDPSWDEGNAHVIEKLDSWMQSLGFETDVIKVSTGKFNLLAKKGTGEGGLLLAGHSDTVPFDQGRWNFDPHKLTQADNRFYGLGTADMKGFFAFIYEAVKKVDWSKQTKPLYVLATCDEETTMLGARHFTDNNPIEPDYCIIGEPTSLVPIRGHKGHMANSIRVTGKSGHSSDPALGVNAIEIMHEILFAMMQLRDRLIKDYHHPGFAIPSPTLNLGHIHGGDSANRICGCCELHYDVRPLPGISLDSLDNMLRSALKEVELKCPGRIEITALHEPIPGYECQHNHPFIKGMEEISGTDSETVNYCTEAPFLQQLCPTLVLGPGSIEQAHQPDEYLGFEFIEPTIDVLSKAMHKYCF
- the ppc gene encoding phosphoenolpyruvate carboxylase, which codes for MNEKYSALRSNVSMLGHLLGNTIKDAHGDALLEKVETIRKLSKSALSGNKSDRESLIEEIKNLPDDQLTPVAHAFNQFLNLTNMAEQYHTISRHCDTDVNEPDAIKALFSKLNQNGISQLDTAQAIRDLNIELVLTAHPTEITRRTMINKLVKINKCLSKLDLNELSSKERLKTERRLEQLIAQGWHSDTIRQQRPTPLDEAKWGFAVVENSLWEAVPDFLRELDGKVREYLQEGLPIDARPVHFSSWMGGDRDGNPFVTHTITREVMLLSRWKAADLYLNDINELISELSMTRCNEPVRSLAGEDEHEPYRAILKQLRSLLTDTKHILDGKIKGQKIAIKAPLQKVEQLWDPLYACYQSLHQCGMGIIAEGSLLDTLRRIKAFGVHLVRLDIRQESTRHSEALSELTRYLGIGDYNHWNEQDKIAFLTNELASKRPLLPRDWHPSEAVQEVLDTCKIIATQPREAFGAYVISMARTASDVLAVHLLLQEAGCPYRMDVCPLFETLDDLNNAESVVKQLMGIDLYRGFIQNHQMVMIGYSDSAKDAGVMSAGWAQYHAMESLVKVAEEEGVELTLFHGRGGTIGRGGAPAHAALLSQPPKSLKGGLRVTEQGEMIRFKLGLPEVAVNSFNLYASAILEANLLPPPEPKKAWRDQMNLLSKVSCEAYRNIVRGKPDFVPYFRQATPELELGKLPLGSRPAKRNPNGGVESLRAIPWIFSWSQNRLVLPAWLGAGEAIQHSIDKGHQTLLEEMCREWPFFSTRLGMLEMVYTKCNLEIARYYDERLVEEKLQPLGEQLRQQLSKDIKAVLNVENNENLMQSDPWGQESIRLRNIYVEPLNMLQAELLYRNRQNSSASPELEEALMVTIAGIAAGMRNTG
- a CDS encoding argininosuccinate synthase translates to MNKVKVSKVVVAYSGGLDTSVIIPWLKENYDCEVVAFVADVGQGAEELEGIEAKAKASGASECYVADLKEAMVADYIYPTLKTGACYEGKYLLGTSMARPIIAKAQVEVARKVGADALCHGCTGKGNDQVRFEGAFAALAPDLHVIAPWREWDLVSREECLDYLAERNIPCTASLTKIYSRDANAWHISTEGGVLEDTWNHPNEDCWVWTVDPEQAPNEAEYVTLKVEKGEVVSVDGENMTPYNTLVYLNQKGAKHGIGRIDIVENRLVGMKSRGCYETPGGTIMMEALRAVEQLVLDKTAFEFREELGVKASHLVYDGRWFTPLCKSILAASEELAQDVNGEVVIKLYKGQATVTQKRSENSLYCEEFATFGEDEVYDQSHAEGFIRLYSLSSRIRTLKHQNN
- the argH gene encoding argininosuccinate lyase; protein product: MALWGGRFTQAADTRFKEFNDSLRFDYRLAEQDIVGSIAWSKALLSVGVLSEQEQQKLELALNELKLAVMEDPHQILSSDAEDIHSWVEQQLIGKVGDLGKKLHTGRSRNDQVATDLKLWCRQQGQQLLMALDRLQSQMVSVAKEHQATVLPGYTHLQRAQPVTFAHWCLAYVEMFERDYSRLQDAIKRLDTCPLGSGALAGTAYPIDREKLAHNLGFHRATRNSLDSVSDRDHVMELMSVASISMLHLSRLAEDMIFYNSGESNFIELADTVTSGSSLMPQKKNPDALELIRGKTGRVYGSLAGMMMTVKALPLAYNKDMQEDKEGLFDALDTWNDCMEMAALCFDGIKVNEQRTLEAAKQGYANATELADYLVAKGIPFREAHHIVGVAVVGAIAKECALEELSISELKEFSPVIEDDVYDILTIDSCLEKRSALGGVSPKQVAHAVEQAEGRLIARDAYAVNVRPARLTDIESLEGMVAYWANMGENLPRSRSELIRDIGSFAVAEHHGEVTGCASLYVYDSGLAEIRSLGVEAGWQGQGQGSAIVHYLVEKARQMAIKKVFVLTRTPEFFMKIQFLPTSKSLLPEKVLKDCEQCPRQHACDEVALEINLVEKSIARANVA